The following proteins come from a genomic window of Trifolium pratense cultivar HEN17-A07 linkage group LG4, ARS_RC_1.1, whole genome shotgun sequence:
- the LOC123923233 gene encoding putative glucose-6-phosphate 1-epimerase, with translation MSRETVYVKQCKGVNGLEKIILKENRGFSAEVYLYGGQVTSWKNELGEELLFVSSKANFNPPRSIRGGIPICFPQFSNLGSLEHHGFARNKLWTLDPNPPPFPTSSKSRAFIDLLLKNSEDDSKNWPHRYEFRLRIALGPTGDLMLTSRIRNTNTDGKSFTFTFAYHTYLYVTDISEVRIEGLETLDYLDNLKNRERYTEQGDAITFESEVDKVYVSTPTKIAIIDHERKRTFEIRKDGLPDAVVWNPWDKKAKTITDMGDHEYKHMLCVQPACVEKAITLKPGEEWKGRQEISAVPSSYCSGQLDPRKVLLHF, from the exons atgtcACGGGAAACGGTGTACGTCAAACAGTGTAAAGGCGTTAATGGGTTAGAGAAGATCATTCTTAAAGAAAATCGTGGCTTCTCTGCTGAG GTGTATTTATACGGAGGGCAAGTTACATCCTGGAAAAATGAACTTGGAGAAGAATTGCTATTTGTTAGTAGTAAG GCTAATTTTAATCCTCCGAGATCTATACGCGGAGGCATTCCAATATGTTTTCCTCAA TTCTCAAACCTTGGTTCTCTTGAACATCATGGATTTGCAAGGAACAAGTTGTGGACCTTAGATCCTAATCCTCCTCCATTTCCAACAAGTAGCAAGAGTAGAGCTTTCATTGATTTGCTTCTTAAAAACTCCGAAGATGATTCAAAGAATTGGCCTCATAG ATATGAGTTTCGCCTAAGGATAGCTTTGGGACCTACAGGAGATTTGATGTTGACATCCCGTATTCGAAATACAAATACAGATGGAAAATCGTTTACCTTCACATTTGCCTATCATACATACCTCTATGTTACCGATATCAG TGAAGTTCGAATAGAGGGACTAGAGACATTAGATTATCTAGACAACTTGAAGAATAGGGAACGATATACAGAACAAGGAGATGCTATAACATTTGAATCTGAA GTGGACAAAGTGTATGTAAGCACTCCCACAAAAATCGCTATCATAGACCATGAAAGGAAGAGAACTTTTGAAATACGAAAAGATGGACTTCCTGATGCTG TGGTATGGAACCCATGGGACAAGAAAGCAAAGACCATAACTGATATGGGGGATCATGAGTACAAACATATGTTGTGTGTTCAGCCTGCTTGTGTAGAAAAAGCAATTACTCTCAAACCTGGTGAAGAATGGAAAGGAAGACAAGAAATATCTGCAGTTCCTTCAAGTTACTGTAGTGGTCAACTAGATCCACGAAAAGTACTTCTCCATTTTTAG